A stretch of DNA from Microbacterium croceum:
CGTCGCTTGAACTCCCATGAACTCACCAGCGCAGCCACGGCCTGCCGAGCGTGCACGGGAACGGAGATGGAGCGCTCTGTGAGACGCAGGCCAGCCGGCGCGGCATCGAGCGGATGACGGGTCACCCCGCGCTCATATGCCGGGAACGGCATCCCTACTTCTTGTCCTTGCCGTCGACGTCACCGGAGAGCGCTGCGATGAACGCTTCCTGGGGCACCTCGACGCGACCCACCATCTTCATGCGCTTCTTGCCCTCCTTCTGCTTCTCGAGGAGCTTGCGCTTGCGGGTGATGTCACCGCCGTAGCACTTGGCCAGCACGTCCTTGCGGATCGCGCGGATCGTCTCGCGGGCGATGATGCGTGCACCGATCGCGGCCTGGATGGGCACCTCGAACTGCTGACGGGGAATCAGCTTGCGCAGCCGCTCCGCCATCATCGTGCCGTAGCTGTAAGCCTTGTCCCGGTGCACGATCGAGCTGAATGCATCGACCTTCTCGCCCTGGAGCAGGATGTCGACCTTCACCAGGTCCGCCTCCTGCTGGCCGGAGGGCTCGTAGTCGAGCGAGGCGTACCCCTGGGTCTTCGACTTCAGCTGATCGAAGAAGTCGAAGACGATCTCACCGAGAGGGATGTTGTAGCGCAATTCCACGCGCTCCTCGGAGAAGTACTCCATGCCCAGCAGCGTTCCACGACGCGACTGGCACAGCTCCATGACCGTGCCGACGTAGTCCTTGGGGAGCAGGATGGCGGCCTTCACCATCGGCTCCGAGACCGAGCCGATGCGACCGTCGGGGTACTCGCTGGGGTTCGTGACCGTGACGGTCTCGCCGGTGTCGGAGGTGAGCACCTCGTAGATCACGCTGGGAGCGGTGGTGATCAGGTCGAGACCGAACTCGCGCGCGAGGCGCTCGGTGATGATCTCGAGGTGAAGCAGACCCAGGAATCCGCAGCGGAACCCGAACCCGAGCGCCACGGACGTCTCGGGCTCATACACGAGCGACGCATCCGACAGCTTGAGCTTGTCGAGCGCCTCGCGCAGCTCCGCATAGTCGCTGCCGTCGATCGGGTACAGACCGGAGAACACCATGGGCTTGGGATCCGTGTAGCCGGGGAGCGCATCGGTCGCCGGCTTGCGCGCGGTCGTGACCGTGTCGCCCACCTTCGACAGGCGCACGTCCTTCACGCCGGTGATGAGGTAGCCCACCTCACCGACGCCGAGTCCCTTCGAGGGAATCGGCTCCGGGCTGGACACACCGATCTCGAGGAGTTCGTGGGTCGCGCCCGTCGACATCATCTGGATCCGCTCGCGGGGCGAGAGGCTGCCGTCGATCATGCGCACGTAGGTGACGACACCGCGATAGGCGTCGTACACGGAATCGAAGATCATGGCGCGCGCCGGAGCATCCGCGTCACCCTTCGGGGCCGGGATCTCCTCCACGAGGCGGTCGAGCAACTCCTCGACGCCCACGCCCGTCTTGCCCGAGACGCGGAGCACGTCCTCCGGCTTGCCGCCGATCAGCGAGGCCAGTTCTTTGGCGTACTTCTCGGGGTCGGCAGCCGGGAGGTCGATCTTGTTCAGCACCGGGATGATGTGCAGATCGTTCTCGAGGGCAAGATAGAGGTTCGCGAGCGTCTGCGCCTCGATGCCCTGAGCCGCGTCGACGAGCAGGATCGCGCCCTCGCACGCTGCGAGGGAACGGGACACCTCGTAGGTGAAGTCGACGTGGCCCGGGGTGTCGATCATGTTGAGCGCGAACACATCGTTCGGTCCCTGAGCCTGTCGAAGGGCCCACGGCATGCGCACGGCCTGGCTCTTGATCGTGATGCCGCGCTCGCGCTCGATGTCCATGCGGTCGAGGTACTGGGCGCGCATGTCACGGTCAGCGACGGCGCCGGTGATCTGGAGCATGCGGTCGGCGAGGGTCGACTTGCCGTGATCGATGTGCGCGATGATGCAGAAGTTGCGGATCTGCGCCGAAGGCGTCGCGGCAGGCTGAAGTGGAGTGAGAGCGCGTGGTGACATGTCCCGTCGATTCTACGGTGAGGGGCGAGGATTCCAGATTCCGCGGGCACGAGCCGCAGGCACGCAGAATGGGCGGCCCCTTTCGGGACCGCCCATTCCGGGGTGCGCAGGGTTTACTTGGCCCAGCCCACGTTCTCCCAGTGGTTCGTGCCGGTGACCGACTCGAACTGCGAGGGACCGTAGTTCACGAGACCCTTGGCGACCGCGTACTGGTTCGGACGCGCCGCCAGCGGGATCGTGACGGCCTCGCTCATGATGATCTTGTCGATCTCCTTGGCGATGTCGAGACGAGCGTCAGGGTCCAGCTCGGCGTTGGCCTTGGCCCAGAGTCCATCGAGTCGCTCGTCCGCGACGCCCGGGAAGTTCTGTCCCGAGTCGGCGGGGTTGAAGATCGACTCCGTCGACGAGATCGGGTAGGGCGTACCCTGCCAGGCGAAGATCGTGGCCTCGAAGTCACGGGTCTCCGTGGTGATGTACTTCGTGAAGAAGTCCGCAGAGGGAACCGTGTCGATCTTGACCTCGAAGCCCGCCTTGGCGGCCATCGGCTGGATCTGCTGCGAGAGCAGAGCCGAGTTCGGGGTCTCCGACGGGATGACGAGGCGAACGGTCAGCTTGGTGCCGTCCTTCTCGCGGATTCCCTTGTCGCCCTCGACCCATCCGGCGTCCTCGAGCTGCTTCTTCGCCGCGTCGACGTCGAAGGCGATGTCGGCGCTGTCGTCCTCGTAGCCGTTCTGGCCGTTGAGGAAGATGAGGTTGTTCAGAACCTCGGGCTCGACGCCGAGCGGCTCGATGACGGCCTGCGCCATGATTTTCCGGTCGAGCGACTTCGCGAACGCCTGACGCACCTCGACGTCCTGGAAGACACCGGCGGTTCCGTTGAGCGTGACGTGGCTGTACGTCACGCCCTTCGAGCTCAGGATCTCGGAGTCGGAGCGTGCCTTGGCGGACTCCAGCGTGTCGACGCTCGAGTTGATCGGGATCGCGTCGAACTCCTTGTTGGCGAACGCGTTGCCCACCGTCGAGCGGTCCGTGGCCTTGAAGTTGATCGTGTCGAGCTTCGGCTTGTCGCCCCACCACTGCGGGTTCGGCTCGAACGTGATGGTCTTGCCGGTCGCGTCGAACTTGCTCACGA
This window harbors:
- a CDS encoding ABC transporter family substrate-binding protein; this translates as MKSSSKKWAALAGLASVALAISACAPGNTGGDKGDGGSSPSALPATGWVAADRDAITDGGTLNLPLDETPANWNLYNLDSGTVDDNTISSLFLPGFVVVKEDGSWEADKNFATSVELKSEDPQVVEVKINPDAVWSDGTAIGYQDIQGMFNALNGKVEAYAPTSTNVWSDIESVEAGENDQDVLITFANKNADWPSILGGIYPRWLTASPESFNTAWANGPFAPDGSTFVSGNAFVVSKFDATGKTITFEPNPQWWGDKPKLDTINFKATDRSTVGNAFANKEFDAIPINSSVDTLESAKARSDSEILSSKGVTYSHVTLNGTAGVFQDVEVRQAFAKSLDRKIMAQAVIEPLGVEPEVLNNLIFLNGQNGYEDDSADIAFDVDAAKKQLEDAGWVEGDKGIREKDGTKLTVRLVIPSETPNSALLSQQIQPMAAKAGFEVKIDTVPSADFFTKYITTETRDFEATIFAWQGTPYPISSTESIFNPADSGQNFPGVADERLDGLWAKANAELDPDARLDIAKEIDKIIMSEAVTIPLAARPNQYAVAKGLVNYGPSQFESVTGTNHWENVGWAK
- the lepA gene encoding translation elongation factor 4, translated to MSPRALTPLQPAATPSAQIRNFCIIAHIDHGKSTLADRMLQITGAVADRDMRAQYLDRMDIERERGITIKSQAVRMPWALRQAQGPNDVFALNMIDTPGHVDFTYEVSRSLAACEGAILLVDAAQGIEAQTLANLYLALENDLHIIPVLNKIDLPAADPEKYAKELASLIGGKPEDVLRVSGKTGVGVEELLDRLVEEIPAPKGDADAPARAMIFDSVYDAYRGVVTYVRMIDGSLSPRERIQMMSTGATHELLEIGVSSPEPIPSKGLGVGEVGYLITGVKDVRLSKVGDTVTTARKPATDALPGYTDPKPMVFSGLYPIDGSDYAELREALDKLKLSDASLVYEPETSVALGFGFRCGFLGLLHLEIITERLAREFGLDLITTAPSVIYEVLTSDTGETVTVTNPSEYPDGRIGSVSEPMVKAAILLPKDYVGTVMELCQSRRGTLLGMEYFSEERVELRYNIPLGEIVFDFFDQLKSKTQGYASLDYEPSGQQEADLVKVDILLQGEKVDAFSSIVHRDKAYSYGTMMAERLRKLIPRQQFEVPIQAAIGARIIARETIRAIRKDVLAKCYGGDITRKRKLLEKQKEGKKRMKMVGRVEVPQEAFIAALSGDVDGKDKK